The proteins below come from a single Denticeps clupeoides chromosome 15, fDenClu1.1, whole genome shotgun sequence genomic window:
- the scyl2 gene encoding SCY1-like protein 2 isoform X2: MESMLNKLKSTVTKVTADVTSAVMGNPVTREFEVGRHIASGGPGMSWRIYNGTKKSTKQEVAVFVFDKKVTDKYQKFEKDLIIDSLKKGVQQLTRLRHPRLLTVQHPLEESRDCLAFCTEPVFASLANVLGQWDNLPSPVPTEIKDYKLYDVETKYGLLQISEGLSFLHSGVKMVHGNLSPENIILNKSGSWKIMGFDFSISSSNPSEAEPKYVCKEWDPNLPPLCLPNPEYVAPEYILSVSCDSASDMYSLGVVVHAVFNEGKPVFQVNKQDIYKSFSRQLDQLSRLSPGVLSKIPEEVREHAKMLLSVTANVRPDADQLTKIPFFDDVGAVTLQYFDSLFQRDNLQKSQFYKGLPKVLPKLPKRVVVNRILPALTSEFVNPDMVPFVLPNVLLIAEECTKDEFVRLILPDLTPVFKQQEPVQILLIFLQKMDLLLTKTPPEDIKNSVLPMVYRALEAPSIQIQELCLNIIPTFANLIDYPSMKNALIPRIKAACLQTSSLAVRVNSLVCLGKILEYLDKWFVIDEILPFLQQIPSREPAVLMGVLGIYKCTFTHKKLGIPKEHLAGKSLPHLVSLSIDNNLNLSQFNSFMAVIRDMLNRMEAEHKTKLEQLHIMQEQQRSLNISTHMNQSEDTKNSPSPANQVREIDDIFGGSSVNGKENGSSVTASQPNRVSLTLEEKQRLAKEQEQAAKLRNQQPLAPQSVKPPATNTQTKDLTSSLLNNMTSLSNLSMNSGPRMGPIQGSTIPSSFPTVAPMGGKSTMSNGFNTGFHSGGMAMGMHPTNPNMYGGMPTTTSTPNFSTVAQNQTQSAKAPDMSALDSLFTSNKPKVSLNQMGSMPASGTTAPSPWLSQFGTPQAPQTSTIQAAPMGGFGMQANPFFNPQNFGQPATVAPAPPTGMVKHSTSVNKDLKDLFG; this comes from the exons ATGGAGTCCATGCTCAACAAACTAAAGAGCACTGTTACCAAGGTGACTGCTGATGTAACCAGCGCCGTGATGGGCAACCCTGTGACCCGGGAGTTTGAAGTGGGTCGACACATTGCCAGTGGAGGACCTGGGATGTCTTGGAGAATATACAACGGGACAAAAAAATCAACAAAGCAG GAAGTagcagtttttgtttttgacaAGAAGGTCACAGACAAATACCAGAAGTTTGAGAAGGACCTGATTATTGACTCGTTGAAAAAGGGTGTCCAGCAGCTCACACGGTTAAGACACCCTCGCCTTCTTACAGTGCAGCACCCACTTGAGGAGTCCAG GGACTGCCTGGCATTCTGCACAGAACCAGTATTTGCCAGTCTGGCAAATGTCCTGGGACAGTGGGACAACCTGCCTTCTCCTGTCCCTACGGAAATCAAGGATTATAAACTGTATGATGTGGAGACCAAATATGGTCTTCTACAG atATCCGAGGGGCTCTCATTCCTGCACAGTGGTGTGAAGATGGTCCATGGAAACCTGTCCCCTGAGAATATCATTCTCAATAAGAGTGGCTCTTGGAAGATCATGGGCTTTGATTTCAGCATCTCTTCAAGTAATCCGTCTGAGGCAGAG CCTAAGTATGTCTGTAAAGAGTGGGACCCCAACCTTCCTCCACTGTGCCTACCCAACCCGGAGTATGTAGCACCAGAATATATCCTCTCTGTCAGCTGCGACTCAGCTTCTGACATGTACTCCCTGGGTGTGGTGGTACACGCGGTATTCAATGAAGGCAAGCCTGTTTTTCAGGTCAACAAGCAGGATATATATAAGAGTTTCAGCAGACAACTGGACCAG TTGAGTCGACTGAGTCCTGGAGTTCTCAGTAAAATTCCGGAGGAAGTGCGGGAACATGCAAAAATGCTGCTGAGTGTCACAGCCAATGTACGTCCGGATGCAGATCAGCTGACCAAG ATTCCCTTTTTTGATGATGTGGGGGCAGTGACGTTGCAGTACTTTGACTCACTCTTTCAGAGGGACAACCTGCAGAAATCACAGTTCTACAAAGGTCTTCCAAAGGTTTTGCCCAAGTTGCCCAAG AGGGTGGTAGTTAATCGTATCCTTCCGGCTTTGACGTCTGAATTTGTGAACCCGGACATGGTCCCTTTTGTCCTTCCCAACGTGCTGTTGATCGCAGAAGAATGTACAAAGGATGAGTTCGTCCGTCTCATTTTACCGGATCTAACCCCAGTGTTCAAACAGCAGGAGCCAGTCCAG ATCCTGCTGATATTCCTTCAAAAGATGGATCTGTTGTTGACTAAGACTCCACCAGAAGACATAAAAAACAGTGTCCTCCCCATGGTGTACCGAGCTTTGGAGGCACCTTCCATTCAAATTCAA GAGCTGTGTTTGAACATCATCCCCACATTCGCCAACCTGATTGACTATCCTTCCATGAAGAATGCCCTAATCCCACGCATCAAAGCCGCATGCCTACAGACCTCTTCTCTAGCA GTTCGGGTGAACTCATTGGTTTGTCTTGGGAAGATTCTGGAATATCTGGATAAGTGGTTCGTCATAGATGAGATCCTTCCGTTTCTACAGCAGATTCCCTCTAGAGAGCCAGCAGTGCTTATGGGCGTTCTGG GTATATACAAGTGCACCTTCACCCATAAGAAACTTGGCATCCCTAAAGAGCACCTAGCTGGAAAGAGTCTGCCGCACCTAGTTTCATTAAGCATTGATAACAATCTCAACCTTAGCCAG TTCAACTCCTTCATGGCTGTGATCAGGGACATGCTGAACCGAATGGAGGCGGAGCATAAAACCAAGCTGGAGCAGCTGCACATAATGCAGGAGCAGCAGAG GAGCCTGAATATCTCTACTCATATGAACCAATCAGAGGACACCAAAAATTCTCCCAGTCCTGCAAACCAAGTCAGAGAg ATTGACGATATCTTTGGTGGCAGCTCGGTGAACGGTAAAGAGAACGGATCTTCCGTAACTGCCTCACAGCCCAACAGA GTGTCTCTGACCCTAGAGGAAAAGCAGCGGTTGGCAAAGGAACAGGAACAGGCAGCCAAGTTGAGGAATCAGCAGCCACTAGCACCACAGAGTGTGAAACCTCCTGCAACGAACACACAG ACCAAGGACCTGACAAGCAGTTTGCTGAACAACATGACGTCACTAAGCAACCTCTCCATGAACTCTGGACCTAGGATGGGTCCAATACAGGGCAGCACAATCCCCTCCAGCTTTCCCACAGTAGCACCTATGGGTGGCAAGTCCACCATGAGCAACGGATTCAACACAGGCTTCCATTCTGGAGGCATGGCTATGGGCATGCATCCCACCAATCCGAATATGTATGGGGGCatgcccaccaccaccagcacccccaacTTTAGCACGGTGGCACAGAACCAGACTCAGTCGGCTAAAGCCCCCGATATGTCTGCCCTAGACTCGCTGTTCACCTCCAACAAACCCAAAGTCAGCCTCAACCAAATGGGCTCCATGCCTGCTTCTGGGACCACTGCACCATCCCCCTGGCTCAGTCAGTTTGGGACACCCCAAGCACCTCAGACTTCAACCATCCAAGCTGCCCCTATGGGGGGATTTGGAATGCAGGCTAACCCCTTCTTCAACCCCCAGAACTTTGGCCAACCAGCAACAGTCGCACCAGCCCCACCCACAGGCatggtgaagcacagcacatcagTCAACAAGGACCTGAAAGACCTTTTTGGATAG
- the scyl2 gene encoding SCY1-like protein 2 isoform X1: protein MESMLNKLKSTVTKVTADVTSAVMGNPVTREFEVGRHIASGGPGMSWRIYNGTKKSTKQEVAVFVFDKKVTDKYQKFEKDLIIDSLKKGVQQLTRLRHPRLLTVQHPLEESRDCLAFCTEPVFASLANVLGQWDNLPSPVPTEIKDYKLYDVETKYGLLQISEGLSFLHSGVKMVHGNLSPENIILNKSGSWKIMGFDFSISSSNPSEAEPKYVCKEWDPNLPPLCLPNPEYVAPEYILSVSCDSASDMYSLGVVVHAVFNEGKPVFQVNKQDIYKSFSRQLDQLSRLSPGVLSKIPEEVREHAKMLLSVTANVRPDADQLTKIPFFDDVGAVTLQYFDSLFQRDNLQKSQFYKGLPKVLPKLPKRVVVNRILPALTSEFVNPDMVPFVLPNVLLIAEECTKDEFVRLILPDLTPVFKQQEPVQASNMILLIFLQKMDLLLTKTPPEDIKNSVLPMVYRALEAPSIQIQELCLNIIPTFANLIDYPSMKNALIPRIKAACLQTSSLAVRVNSLVCLGKILEYLDKWFVIDEILPFLQQIPSREPAVLMGVLGIYKCTFTHKKLGIPKEHLAGKSLPHLVSLSIDNNLNLSQFNSFMAVIRDMLNRMEAEHKTKLEQLHIMQEQQRSLNISTHMNQSEDTKNSPSPANQVREIDDIFGGSSVNGKENGSSVTASQPNRVSLTLEEKQRLAKEQEQAAKLRNQQPLAPQSVKPPATNTQTKDLTSSLLNNMTSLSNLSMNSGPRMGPIQGSTIPSSFPTVAPMGGKSTMSNGFNTGFHSGGMAMGMHPTNPNMYGGMPTTTSTPNFSTVAQNQTQSAKAPDMSALDSLFTSNKPKVSLNQMGSMPASGTTAPSPWLSQFGTPQAPQTSTIQAAPMGGFGMQANPFFNPQNFGQPATVAPAPPTGMVKHSTSVNKDLKDLFG, encoded by the exons ATGGAGTCCATGCTCAACAAACTAAAGAGCACTGTTACCAAGGTGACTGCTGATGTAACCAGCGCCGTGATGGGCAACCCTGTGACCCGGGAGTTTGAAGTGGGTCGACACATTGCCAGTGGAGGACCTGGGATGTCTTGGAGAATATACAACGGGACAAAAAAATCAACAAAGCAG GAAGTagcagtttttgtttttgacaAGAAGGTCACAGACAAATACCAGAAGTTTGAGAAGGACCTGATTATTGACTCGTTGAAAAAGGGTGTCCAGCAGCTCACACGGTTAAGACACCCTCGCCTTCTTACAGTGCAGCACCCACTTGAGGAGTCCAG GGACTGCCTGGCATTCTGCACAGAACCAGTATTTGCCAGTCTGGCAAATGTCCTGGGACAGTGGGACAACCTGCCTTCTCCTGTCCCTACGGAAATCAAGGATTATAAACTGTATGATGTGGAGACCAAATATGGTCTTCTACAG atATCCGAGGGGCTCTCATTCCTGCACAGTGGTGTGAAGATGGTCCATGGAAACCTGTCCCCTGAGAATATCATTCTCAATAAGAGTGGCTCTTGGAAGATCATGGGCTTTGATTTCAGCATCTCTTCAAGTAATCCGTCTGAGGCAGAG CCTAAGTATGTCTGTAAAGAGTGGGACCCCAACCTTCCTCCACTGTGCCTACCCAACCCGGAGTATGTAGCACCAGAATATATCCTCTCTGTCAGCTGCGACTCAGCTTCTGACATGTACTCCCTGGGTGTGGTGGTACACGCGGTATTCAATGAAGGCAAGCCTGTTTTTCAGGTCAACAAGCAGGATATATATAAGAGTTTCAGCAGACAACTGGACCAG TTGAGTCGACTGAGTCCTGGAGTTCTCAGTAAAATTCCGGAGGAAGTGCGGGAACATGCAAAAATGCTGCTGAGTGTCACAGCCAATGTACGTCCGGATGCAGATCAGCTGACCAAG ATTCCCTTTTTTGATGATGTGGGGGCAGTGACGTTGCAGTACTTTGACTCACTCTTTCAGAGGGACAACCTGCAGAAATCACAGTTCTACAAAGGTCTTCCAAAGGTTTTGCCCAAGTTGCCCAAG AGGGTGGTAGTTAATCGTATCCTTCCGGCTTTGACGTCTGAATTTGTGAACCCGGACATGGTCCCTTTTGTCCTTCCCAACGTGCTGTTGATCGCAGAAGAATGTACAAAGGATGAGTTCGTCCGTCTCATTTTACCGGATCTAACCCCAGTGTTCAAACAGCAGGAGCCAGTCCAG GCTAGCAACATG ATCCTGCTGATATTCCTTCAAAAGATGGATCTGTTGTTGACTAAGACTCCACCAGAAGACATAAAAAACAGTGTCCTCCCCATGGTGTACCGAGCTTTGGAGGCACCTTCCATTCAAATTCAA GAGCTGTGTTTGAACATCATCCCCACATTCGCCAACCTGATTGACTATCCTTCCATGAAGAATGCCCTAATCCCACGCATCAAAGCCGCATGCCTACAGACCTCTTCTCTAGCA GTTCGGGTGAACTCATTGGTTTGTCTTGGGAAGATTCTGGAATATCTGGATAAGTGGTTCGTCATAGATGAGATCCTTCCGTTTCTACAGCAGATTCCCTCTAGAGAGCCAGCAGTGCTTATGGGCGTTCTGG GTATATACAAGTGCACCTTCACCCATAAGAAACTTGGCATCCCTAAAGAGCACCTAGCTGGAAAGAGTCTGCCGCACCTAGTTTCATTAAGCATTGATAACAATCTCAACCTTAGCCAG TTCAACTCCTTCATGGCTGTGATCAGGGACATGCTGAACCGAATGGAGGCGGAGCATAAAACCAAGCTGGAGCAGCTGCACATAATGCAGGAGCAGCAGAG GAGCCTGAATATCTCTACTCATATGAACCAATCAGAGGACACCAAAAATTCTCCCAGTCCTGCAAACCAAGTCAGAGAg ATTGACGATATCTTTGGTGGCAGCTCGGTGAACGGTAAAGAGAACGGATCTTCCGTAACTGCCTCACAGCCCAACAGA GTGTCTCTGACCCTAGAGGAAAAGCAGCGGTTGGCAAAGGAACAGGAACAGGCAGCCAAGTTGAGGAATCAGCAGCCACTAGCACCACAGAGTGTGAAACCTCCTGCAACGAACACACAG ACCAAGGACCTGACAAGCAGTTTGCTGAACAACATGACGTCACTAAGCAACCTCTCCATGAACTCTGGACCTAGGATGGGTCCAATACAGGGCAGCACAATCCCCTCCAGCTTTCCCACAGTAGCACCTATGGGTGGCAAGTCCACCATGAGCAACGGATTCAACACAGGCTTCCATTCTGGAGGCATGGCTATGGGCATGCATCCCACCAATCCGAATATGTATGGGGGCatgcccaccaccaccagcacccccaacTTTAGCACGGTGGCACAGAACCAGACTCAGTCGGCTAAAGCCCCCGATATGTCTGCCCTAGACTCGCTGTTCACCTCCAACAAACCCAAAGTCAGCCTCAACCAAATGGGCTCCATGCCTGCTTCTGGGACCACTGCACCATCCCCCTGGCTCAGTCAGTTTGGGACACCCCAAGCACCTCAGACTTCAACCATCCAAGCTGCCCCTATGGGGGGATTTGGAATGCAGGCTAACCCCTTCTTCAACCCCCAGAACTTTGGCCAACCAGCAACAGTCGCACCAGCCCCACCCACAGGCatggtgaagcacagcacatcagTCAACAAGGACCTGAAAGACCTTTTTGGATAG